DNA sequence from the Anaerosporomusa subterranea genome:
TAAAGCTGGTAGAACATGAACATACACTCATCTTCTATGAGTCGCCGCATCACCTGAAGGCGACACTGGCTGAATTGGCCCAGGTCCTTGGCCAGCGACAAGCAGTTGTCGGCAGAGAGCTGACCAAAAAGTTTGAACAGTTCGTGCGTGGTGACTTCGCTAGCTTGCAAGATCATTTTGCAAAAAATGATCCTCGCGGTGAATGTACCATTATCGTGGCCGGGCAGACTGATAACGTAGCAGGCACAGTGAAGGAACAGAACCTGCCTAGTCCGGTTGAGGCGGTAGCCGAACTCATCACAGGCGGCATGAATAAAAAAGATGCCATCCGTAAGGTGGCATCTGAGCGGGGCCTGTCCAAGCGCGATGTATACAACGCCGTGCTGGATATGTAGTTTAGACTGTACGGGAGCTCATTGCGTTTAGGCATTCTTTGCAAACGTTTTTATTTTTGTAGTTGACGACTTCGTCGGCGTTGCCGCAGAAAACGCAAGCTGGCTCGTATTTACGGAGAATGATTTTATCACTGTCCACGTATATCTCGAGAGCGTCTTTTTCTTCGATGTCTAAAGTCCTACGTAGTTCGATCGGGATGACCACCCGGCCAAGCTCGTCCACTTTACGTACAATTCCAGTTGATTTCATTTTATAAATTCTCCCCCCAACTACATAATTCGACAAAAATGTCTTACCTTGATAATACCAGTTATTACAAGACTTGTCAATATACTTCCCGAAATGTTGTATTTTTTTGTAAAATCATTACTTTATTTGACAGAACAAAACTAATTAGTTTTTTAATAATAAGGAGGATCTTCTATGTCGAAAAAGCCATTTTATATCACAACCCCAATTTATTATCCTAGCGACAATTTGCACATTGGTCATGCATATTGCACGACAATTGCTGATGCGATCGCCCGCTACAAACGATTAGCTGGTTATGATGTATTTTTCCTTACCGGTTCGGATGAACACGGGCTGAAGATTCAGCGCAGGGCGCAAGAAGCTGGTGTGACGCCGCAGCAATTTGTTGATAAAATTGTGGACGGTTTTCGTAATCTCTGGCAAAAACTAAGCATCTCTAATGATGATTTTATCCGCACGACAGAGACTCGTCACCATGAAGTAGTTCAAACCATTTTCCAAAAGATTTATGATCAAGGCGATATCTATAAAGCTGCCTATGAAGGCCCATACTGTATTCCTTGTGAGACTTTCTGGCTGGATCGTCAACTGGTTGACGGCAAGTGCCCAGATTGTGGACGAGCGATA
Encoded proteins:
- a CDS encoding AbrB/MazE/SpoVT family DNA-binding domain-containing protein, encoding MKSTGIVRKVDELGRVVIPIELRRTLDIEEKDALEIYVDSDKIILRKYEPACVFCGNADEVVNYKNKNVCKECLNAMSSRTV